Proteins found in one Paenibacillus borealis genomic segment:
- a CDS encoding transposase, with product MKKKRAYEEIKLQIVKEALSGVKVGVLARRYEMHPETIRTWIRMYRDEIPDNEIPATDDHLVEMKRLQEVEDKYQSAVKLLGEKELEIEILRELLKKQNPAYPTSSKSRTDSLSRGKS from the coding sequence ATGAAGAAGAAACGAGCCTACGAGGAAATTAAGCTTCAGATTGTGAAAGAAGCACTCTCCGGTGTCAAAGTGGGGGTGTTAGCCCGGCGGTACGAAATGCATCCGGAAACCATACGTACCTGGATTCGCATGTACCGGGATGAGATCCCGGATAACGAGATCCCGGCGACCGATGACCATCTGGTTGAAATGAAACGCCTACAGGAAGTGGAAGACAAGTATCAAAGTGCGGTGAAGCTGTTAGGCGAGAAAGAACTAGAAATTGAGATCTTACGTGAATTGCTAAAAAAACAGAACCCTGCTTATCCGACAAGCTCGAAATCGCGGACCGATTCCTTAAGCAGGGGCAAGTCGTAG
- a CDS encoding beta-glucoside-specific PTS transporter subunit IIABC — translation MNKNELSKEILRLVGGEENIDQVTHCMTRLRFNLNDNNRTDKAALQKTDGVMGVMINGGQFQVIIGNDVPVVYNELVGNMSGSPEKKATGDKVDKKKQNALSKLFDFISGIFTPILPAITGAGMIKGIVALLVALGWMGTDNSTYVILSAIGDGAFYFLPIVLAVSAARKLGSNMYIAAAIGAAILHPTVTTLLGSGDKVTFASLPVVAATYSSSVIPIVIAVWLASYVEKAVDKITHASLKLIIVPTVTLLVIVPLTLIAVGPLGVIIGDGLTGGISWLFENTGLFAGLLLGGTMSLLIITGMHYALIPIMIASIAQLGYDYMIPIMMVANFAQAGSALGVSLRTKNSKLKSLSMSTSITAFMGITEPAMYGVNMRLKKPFISALIGGAVGGAFLSLFKVKAYVIGGLAGLSGIPMVIGATFVYSVIGFAIGAAVAAVVTYILGFEDEPEAAAAPVVEAASPAAAGMPAASIVTAAEPAMVNEEVFSPIAGAVKPLSEVNDPAFSEEIMGKGFAIQPSEGRVVSPVNGTVFSLSKSGHAIGLVSDSGAEMLIHIGIDTVKLKGLHFSPKVTAGTKVSVGDLLMEFDRVEIEKAGYSTITPVIITNIQQYNSILPSGRSSIKEKELLYTVLA, via the coding sequence ATGAATAAAAATGAGCTGTCTAAAGAAATATTGAGACTGGTCGGCGGAGAAGAAAATATCGATCAGGTGACCCATTGTATGACCCGTCTGCGCTTCAATCTGAATGACAATAACCGTACCGACAAAGCGGCGCTGCAGAAGACGGATGGCGTAATGGGAGTTATGATTAACGGCGGGCAATTCCAGGTCATCATCGGTAATGATGTGCCCGTAGTCTACAATGAACTGGTTGGCAATATGTCAGGTTCTCCTGAGAAGAAGGCAACCGGTGACAAGGTAGACAAGAAGAAGCAGAATGCGCTCAGCAAGCTGTTCGATTTCATCTCCGGTATCTTCACACCGATCCTGCCGGCCATTACCGGCGCGGGGATGATCAAGGGAATTGTAGCCCTGCTCGTGGCTCTGGGCTGGATGGGTACAGATAACTCTACTTATGTCATTCTCTCGGCTATCGGCGACGGCGCCTTCTACTTCCTGCCGATCGTTCTGGCGGTCAGTGCTGCCCGTAAGCTGGGAAGCAATATGTATATCGCTGCAGCAATAGGGGCTGCGATTCTGCATCCGACGGTTACGACACTGCTGGGTTCAGGGGACAAGGTCACCTTTGCTTCGCTGCCGGTGGTGGCCGCAACCTATTCTTCGTCCGTGATTCCGATTGTCATTGCGGTATGGCTGGCTTCCTACGTGGAAAAAGCGGTAGATAAAATCACCCACGCTTCCCTGAAGCTGATTATTGTTCCAACGGTAACGCTGCTTGTCATTGTGCCGCTTACCCTGATTGCTGTCGGCCCGCTGGGCGTGATTATCGGAGACGGTCTTACCGGAGGAATTAGCTGGCTGTTTGAAAATACAGGTCTGTTCGCAGGACTGCTGCTCGGCGGAACGATGTCATTGCTGATCATCACAGGGATGCACTATGCACTGATTCCGATCATGATCGCCTCTATTGCCCAGCTTGGTTATGACTATATGATTCCTATTATGATGGTTGCTAACTTTGCCCAAGCGGGCAGTGCGCTTGGTGTCTCTCTGAGAACCAAGAACAGCAAGCTGAAATCCCTATCGATGTCCACAAGTATTACGGCCTTTATGGGGATTACAGAGCCTGCTATGTATGGCGTAAATATGCGCCTTAAGAAACCGTTCATCTCTGCCCTGATCGGCGGAGCTGTCGGCGGTGCGTTCCTCAGCTTGTTCAAGGTCAAAGCTTATGTTATCGGCGGACTTGCCGGGCTCTCCGGGATCCCGATGGTTATTGGAGCAACTTTCGTCTATTCGGTCATCGGTTTTGCGATTGGTGCTGCGGTTGCGGCTGTCGTCACTTATATACTGGGCTTTGAAGATGAGCCGGAAGCTGCTGCAGCGCCGGTTGTGGAAGCAGCATCTCCAGCAGCAGCAGGCATGCCGGCTGCGTCTATTGTAACCGCAGCCGAGCCTGCGATGGTTAATGAAGAAGTGTTCAGCCCGATCGCCGGTGCTGTGAAGCCGCTGAGTGAAGTGAATGACCCGGCATTCTCGGAGGAAATCATGGGTAAGGGCTTTGCCATTCAGCCATCCGAAGGACGCGTAGTGTCGCCGGTTAACGGAACGGTGTTCTCGCTGTCCAAGAGCGGTCATGCGATTGGTCTGGTCAGTGACAGCGGAGCTGAAATGCTGATCCACATCGGCATCGATACCGTGAAGCTGAAGGGGCTGCACTTCTCGCCTAAGGTTACCGCCGGAACCAAGGTGTCTGTCGGCGATCTGCTGATGGAATTCGACCGTGTAGAGATTGAGAAGGCGGGCTACAGCACCATCACGCCGGTTATTATCACGAACATCCAGCAGTATAACTCGATCCTGCCTTCCGGCCGCTCCTCTATTAAGGAGAAGGAGCTGCTGTATACGGTGCTTGCTTAA
- a CDS encoding DUF2161 family putative PD-(D/E)XK-type phosphodiesterase, with amino-acid sequence MAIKQETELYAPLKSFFERQGYDIKGEVRTCDLVGIREDEDQPLIVEMKKSFNLALLLQGIERLRLSPNVYLAVERVRDKKGAVNQRWGELSGLCRRLGLGLITVVFYKTKAPLVEVLAEPGEAPPQARSAVRRRERLLYEFRERSGDYNTGGSTRVKLVTAYREKALRVAAALQALEAEAAAAAGLAEGRAPLGGAPEAPRGVTPAALRKRSGVPGAAAYLQKNYYAWFFRVGRGRYTLTAAGTAALIEYAAIAEISAGKL; translated from the coding sequence ATGGCGATCAAACAGGAAACGGAGCTGTACGCTCCTTTGAAGAGTTTTTTTGAGCGGCAGGGCTATGACATCAAGGGTGAGGTGCGGACCTGCGATCTGGTGGGCATCCGGGAGGACGAGGATCAGCCGCTGATCGTGGAGATGAAAAAATCGTTCAACCTCGCCCTGCTGCTGCAGGGGATTGAACGGCTGCGTCTCAGCCCGAACGTCTACCTCGCGGTAGAGCGCGTCCGGGATAAGAAGGGCGCGGTGAACCAGCGCTGGGGCGAGCTCAGCGGGCTGTGCCGCCGGCTCGGACTCGGGCTGATCACCGTCGTCTTCTACAAGACGAAGGCCCCGCTCGTCGAGGTGCTCGCGGAGCCGGGCGAGGCGCCGCCGCAGGCCCGCAGCGCCGTACGCCGCCGCGAGCGCCTGCTCTACGAGTTCCGCGAGCGCAGCGGCGACTACAACACCGGCGGCAGCACGCGCGTCAAGCTCGTGACGGCCTACCGCGAGAAGGCGCTGCGCGTGGCCGCCGCGCTGCAGGCCCTGGAGGCCGAAGCCGCGGCGGCGGCCGGCCTCGCAGAAGGGCGCGCCCCGCTGGGCGGCGCGCCCGAGGCCCCGCGCGGCGTGACCCCCGCCGCGCTGCGCAAGAGAAGCGGCGTGCCCGGCGCCGCCGCCTACCTGCAGAAGAACTACTATGCGTGGTTCTTCCGGGTCGGGCGCGGCCGCTACACGCTCACGGCCGCCGGCACTGCAGCGCTGATCGAATACGCCGCGATCGCGGAGATCAGCGCAGGCAAGCTGTAG
- a CDS encoding AraC family transcriptional regulator produces MERPVEHLNYSREIERSIDYIEEHLRDNLTAEEIASQAGYSLYHFCRMFSQCRKMPVMEYVRSRRLSLAAVELFNGRRITDIALEYGFETPGGFAKAFRKAFGYSPSQYAARMDGYLRDRSVYEIRDYIREPVIVNKPAFKVAGYGIETDVEAGNYTQDVASFWYYYEGDNLENKMYALLNPPKHGEVGLCVPAEGGGNAVYLLGVIVEDFSLVAEDMLTAVVPAAQYAVFTTPPVDATDEGDPEAFAQVVKSTWRYIFEDWFPGSGYEHAEGKLNFEFYDERCHARVDTVMEIYVPVIERRENRTPGAKAVR; encoded by the coding sequence ATGGAAAGGCCGGTGGAGCACCTGAATTACAGCAGGGAGATTGAGCGGAGTATTGATTATATTGAGGAGCATCTGCGGGATAACCTGACGGCGGAAGAGATCGCGTCCCAGGCAGGGTATTCGCTGTATCATTTTTGCCGGATGTTCAGCCAGTGCCGGAAGATGCCGGTTATGGAATATGTGCGCAGCCGGAGGCTGTCCCTGGCAGCCGTAGAGCTGTTTAACGGGCGGCGGATTACGGATATTGCGCTGGAGTATGGTTTTGAGACCCCCGGCGGCTTCGCCAAAGCCTTCCGCAAGGCCTTCGGCTACAGTCCTTCGCAGTATGCGGCACGGATGGACGGCTATCTCCGGGACCGGTCGGTGTATGAAATACGGGATTATATCAGGGAGCCTGTGATCGTGAACAAACCGGCGTTTAAGGTGGCTGGTTATGGCATAGAGACGGACGTGGAAGCCGGGAATTATACGCAGGATGTCGCTTCCTTCTGGTATTACTATGAGGGAGATAATCTGGAGAACAAAATGTATGCCCTGCTAAATCCGCCGAAGCACGGGGAGGTTGGTTTATGTGTGCCGGCAGAAGGCGGTGGCAATGCCGTCTATCTGCTGGGCGTCATTGTGGAGGATTTCAGCCTTGTGGCTGAGGATATGCTTACGGCTGTTGTGCCTGCGGCGCAGTATGCCGTGTTCACGACACCTCCCGTAGATGCTACCGATGAGGGAGATCCGGAAGCTTTTGCCCAAGTAGTGAAGAGTACGTGGAGATATATCTTTGAGGACTGGTTCCCGGGAAGCGGGTATGAGCATGCCGAGGGCAAGCTGAACTTCGAGTTCTATGACGAGCGGTGTCATGCCCGGGTGGATACGGTGATGGAGATATATGTTCCTGTGATTGAGCGGCGGGAAAATAGAACTCCTGGGGCAAAGGCTGTGCGGTGA
- a CDS encoding IS3 family transposase, with protein sequence MGIASSTYYDRKQRGTHTGIATTPASPGRPHPGYSLNVSGEKISDEQIQEWLMELVEGEENGYGYKLLTQCLRDRRGLILDKKKVYRLCKELGILHQQRPAHSRYPRHLARNRIVTGPNQLWQMDIKYGYVMGRDRFFFVLSLIDVFDRVIVGYYQGSSCDAAAVVQTLERALRSRLQDGEAKPVIRTDNGPQFLSHAFGEVCEKERLEHERIPPKTPNMNAYIESFHSLLERDLFQKTEYETFEEAYASVDQYMDFYNHRRLHGSLRRKPPLVFSEWVMQLADRTPFYRTL encoded by the coding sequence TTGGGCATTGCCTCCTCGACGTACTATGACCGCAAACAACGGGGAACTCACACGGGAATTGCCACCACTCCGGCTTCGCCCGGTCGTCCTCATCCGGGGTACTCCCTGAACGTTTCCGGAGAGAAGATTAGTGACGAGCAGATTCAAGAGTGGCTCATGGAGCTCGTTGAAGGCGAGGAGAATGGCTATGGATACAAGCTTCTCACCCAGTGCCTACGGGACCGTAGAGGGCTTATTCTGGACAAAAAGAAGGTGTACCGGCTCTGTAAGGAGCTCGGGATCTTACACCAGCAGCGTCCGGCTCACAGTCGTTATCCGCGCCATCTGGCCCGGAATCGGATTGTAACCGGCCCGAACCAGCTTTGGCAGATGGACATTAAATATGGGTACGTAATGGGACGGGACCGATTTTTCTTTGTTCTGAGTCTCATTGATGTGTTTGACCGGGTCATTGTCGGGTACTACCAGGGTTCCTCGTGCGACGCGGCAGCGGTGGTTCAGACACTAGAAAGGGCACTGCGAAGCCGGCTCCAAGACGGGGAGGCCAAGCCGGTCATTCGTACCGATAATGGCCCCCAGTTTCTAAGCCACGCGTTTGGAGAGGTTTGCGAAAAAGAGAGGCTAGAACATGAGCGTATTCCGCCAAAGACACCGAATATGAACGCCTACATTGAGTCGTTCCACAGCTTGCTAGAACGTGATCTGTTCCAAAAGACCGAGTACGAGACCTTTGAGGAGGCCTATGCCTCTGTGGACCAATACATGGATTTTTACAACCACCGCCGTTTACACGGGAGTTTGAGACGAAAACCCCCACTAGTTTTTTCGGAGTGGGTCATGCAACTGGCAGACCGCACTCCATTTTACCGGACATTATGA
- a CDS encoding TetR/AcrR family transcriptional regulator — protein sequence MEDKKAEIFRCGQELFSSKGFKDTNVSDITKMCGIAVGTFYNYYASKEKLFIDIYLQENEKLKRSILQSSVNLDDEPAKVLKEIMALNYSGINSNPILKEWYNKALFSKLEKEFYEHGGIEGIHEMMNSGTLELIRHWKNKGKIREDLEDGMILALFNSVPYIDIHKEEIGVSYFPQVLDYLVEFIMKGLTDIQH from the coding sequence ATGGAAGATAAGAAGGCAGAGATTTTCAGATGCGGGCAAGAGCTGTTCAGCTCCAAAGGCTTCAAGGACACCAACGTGTCCGACATTACCAAAATGTGCGGAATCGCCGTGGGCACGTTCTACAATTATTACGCCTCGAAAGAGAAACTGTTCATAGATATTTATCTGCAGGAGAACGAGAAGCTGAAGCGGAGCATCCTGCAGTCTTCGGTCAATCTGGACGATGAGCCTGCCAAGGTGCTCAAAGAAATCATGGCGCTTAATTACAGCGGGATCAATTCGAATCCAATCCTGAAGGAATGGTACAACAAAGCACTCTTCAGTAAGCTGGAGAAGGAATTCTATGAGCACGGCGGTATAGAGGGCATTCATGAGATGATGAACAGCGGCACGCTGGAATTAATCCGGCACTGGAAGAACAAGGGGAAGATTAGAGAGGATCTGGAGGACGGCATGATTCTTGCCTTGTTCAACTCCGTGCCGTATATCGACATTCACAAGGAAGAGATCGGGGTTAGCTATTTCCCGCAGGTGCTGGATTATTTAGTCGAATTTATCATGAAAGGCTTGACGGATATACAGCATTGA
- a CDS encoding SpoVR family protein, which produces MPGDEIKALERAIAEITEIATGFGLDFYPMRYEICPADIIYTFGAYGMPTRFGHWSFGKTFHKMKSQYDFGLSKIYELVINSNPCYAFLLDGNTLVQNKLIVAHVLAHCDFFKNNMRFSMSNRDMVESMSATADRIADYSVTYGTDTVENFIDSVLAIQEHIDPSLIQPRKLGKTHLLEAKMKERKDSPPGGPGPANAYSELWDLEKSTVVPPTPETAGKRTFPPEPEKDIVWFIQQYSTALEDWQRDIMTMLHDEMLYFWPQMETKIMNEGWASYWHQRIMRELDLTAEETVEYAKLNSSVVQPSRQSLNPYYLGLKIFEDIERRWDRDKMFEVRELDSDISFIRSYLSKQLVNDLDLYVFEKKGPEWKITDKAWENVRDQLVLARVNGGSPYLVIQDADYERNGELLIAHRYESIELDLKYLERTLPHIYSLWGRTVHLQTVVEDKKALFTYDGKKVQRKFM; this is translated from the coding sequence ATGCCCGGTGATGAGATTAAAGCGCTGGAACGGGCGATTGCCGAGATTACGGAGATTGCTACCGGCTTCGGCCTCGATTTTTATCCGATGCGTTATGAGATATGCCCTGCGGATATCATTTATACCTTCGGTGCCTACGGGATGCCCACCCGGTTCGGACACTGGAGCTTCGGTAAGACTTTTCATAAAATGAAGTCGCAATACGATTTCGGCCTCAGCAAAATTTACGAGCTCGTCATTAACTCGAACCCCTGCTACGCCTTCCTGCTCGATGGCAACACGCTGGTCCAGAACAAGCTGATTGTCGCCCATGTGCTGGCGCACTGCGACTTCTTCAAGAACAATATGCGCTTCTCGATGTCCAACCGGGATATGGTCGAGAGCATGTCAGCCACGGCCGACCGGATCGCAGATTATTCGGTTACCTATGGAACGGATACGGTGGAGAACTTCATCGATTCCGTGCTCGCGATCCAGGAGCATATTGATCCCAGCCTGATCCAGCCGCGCAAGCTGGGCAAGACGCATCTGCTGGAAGCCAAAATGAAGGAGCGCAAGGACTCCCCTCCCGGCGGTCCCGGCCCCGCTAATGCCTACAGTGAGCTGTGGGATTTGGAAAAGAGCACTGTCGTTCCTCCAACACCGGAAACCGCCGGCAAGCGTACCTTCCCCCCGGAGCCGGAAAAGGATATCGTCTGGTTCATCCAGCAGTATTCCACTGCGCTTGAGGATTGGCAACGCGACATCATGACCATGCTGCACGACGAAATGCTCTATTTCTGGCCGCAGATGGAGACCAAGATCATGAACGAAGGCTGGGCCTCCTACTGGCATCAGCGGATCATGCGCGAGCTGGATCTGACGGCCGAGGAAACGGTGGAATACGCCAAGCTCAACTCGTCCGTGGTGCAGCCTTCGCGCCAGAGCCTGAACCCGTATTATCTGGGCTTGAAGATCTTCGAGGACATTGAACGCCGCTGGGACCGGGACAAAATGTTCGAGGTGCGCGAGCTGGATTCCGACATCTCTTTTATCCGCAGCTACCTGTCGAAGCAATTGGTTAACGACCTTGACCTCTACGTCTTTGAGAAAAAAGGCCCGGAATGGAAGATCACCGACAAAGCCTGGGAAAATGTACGCGACCAGCTTGTGCTGGCCCGGGTTAACGGCGGCTCTCCATACCTTGTCATCCAGGATGCCGACTATGAGCGCAACGGCGAACTGCTGATTGCCCACCGCTACGAGAGCATTGAGCTGGATCTCAAATACCTGGAGCGCACGCTCCCGCATATCTACTCATTGTGGGGCCGCACCGTGCATCTGCAGACTGTTGTGGAAGACAAAAAAGCCCTCTTTACCTATGACGGCAAAAAGGTGCAGCGGAAGTTTATGTAG
- a CDS encoding PrkA family serine protein kinase, with the protein MDIFERIASYRAENDRLAWSGTFKDYIELLRKDPSPAKTAHSRVYDMIKSHGVEDINGRKRYKFFEQEIFGLDRAVEKLVEEYFHSAARRLDVRKRILLLMGPVSGGKSTLVTLLKRGLEQYSRTDAGAVYAIAGCPMHEDPLHLIPLELRPEIERELGVRIEGNLCPSCQMRLKNEYHSDIEQVAVVRVLLSEEERVGIGTFSPSDPKSQDIADLTGSIDFSTITEFGSESDPRAYRFDGELNKANRGVMEFQEMLKCDEKFLWNLLSLTQEGNFKAGRFALISADEMIIAHTNETEYKSFISNKKNEALQSRMIVMPVPYNLRVSEEEKIYAKLIGQSDMKHVHIAPHALRAAAIFSILTRLKESKKQGMDLIKKLRMYDGEEVEGYKEADLKEMQTEYLDEGMSGIDPRYVINRISSALIKGDLQCMNALDVLRAIKDGLDQHPSITKEERERYLNFISIARKEYDILAKSEVQKAFVYSFEESAKTLFENYLDNIEAFCNWSKIRDPLTDEEMEPDERLMRSIEEQIGISENAKKAFREEILIRISAYSRKGKKFEYNNHDRLREAIEKKLFTDLKDIVKITTSSKTPDESQLKRINEVSRRLIDEHNYCPICANELLKYVGSLLNR; encoded by the coding sequence ATGGATATTTTTGAGCGTATAGCTTCGTATCGGGCTGAGAACGACCGTTTGGCGTGGAGCGGCACTTTCAAGGACTATATAGAACTGCTGAGAAAAGACCCCTCTCCCGCTAAGACGGCTCATTCCCGCGTATACGACATGATCAAGTCACACGGCGTCGAGGACATCAACGGGCGTAAAAGGTATAAGTTTTTCGAACAGGAAATCTTTGGGCTGGACCGTGCAGTAGAGAAGCTGGTGGAGGAATATTTCCATTCCGCCGCCCGGAGACTGGATGTGCGCAAACGGATTCTGCTGCTGATGGGGCCGGTCAGTGGAGGCAAATCAACACTAGTTACGTTGTTAAAACGCGGACTGGAGCAATACTCGCGTACAGATGCGGGGGCGGTATATGCCATTGCGGGCTGCCCGATGCATGAAGATCCACTGCATCTGATTCCGCTGGAGCTGCGTCCGGAGATTGAGCGGGAGCTGGGCGTCCGCATCGAAGGCAATCTCTGCCCGTCCTGCCAGATGCGGCTGAAGAATGAGTATCACAGTGATATTGAACAGGTTGCGGTTGTCCGTGTATTGTTGTCTGAAGAAGAACGGGTGGGTATCGGTACCTTCAGCCCGTCCGATCCGAAGTCGCAGGATATTGCCGACCTGACGGGCAGTATCGACTTCTCGACCATTACCGAATTCGGGTCGGAATCCGATCCGCGCGCCTACCGCTTCGACGGGGAGCTGAACAAGGCCAACCGCGGAGTGATGGAGTTCCAGGAAATGCTGAAATGCGATGAGAAATTCCTGTGGAATCTGCTGTCGCTGACCCAGGAGGGCAACTTCAAGGCCGGGCGCTTCGCCTTAATCTCGGCGGATGAGATGATCATTGCCCACACGAATGAGACCGAGTATAAATCCTTCATTTCCAATAAAAAGAACGAAGCCCTCCAGTCGCGCATGATCGTCATGCCGGTTCCTTATAATCTGCGGGTATCGGAAGAGGAGAAAATCTACGCCAAGCTGATCGGCCAGAGCGACATGAAGCATGTGCATATTGCCCCTCATGCGCTGCGGGCGGCGGCGATCTTCTCGATCCTGACCCGGCTCAAGGAGAGCAAGAAGCAGGGCATGGATCTGATCAAGAAGCTGCGCATGTACGACGGTGAAGAGGTAGAGGGCTACAAGGAAGCCGATCTCAAGGAAATGCAGACCGAGTATCTGGATGAGGGCATGTCCGGTATCGACCCGCGTTATGTCATCAACCGCATCTCCAGCGCCTTGATCAAAGGTGACCTGCAGTGCATGAATGCACTGGATGTGCTGCGGGCGATCAAGGACGGTCTGGATCAGCATCCTTCGATCACGAAGGAGGAACGCGAGCGGTACCTGAACTTCATTTCCATTGCCCGCAAGGAATACGATATTCTCGCCAAAAGCGAGGTGCAGAAGGCGTTTGTGTACTCTTTTGAAGAATCCGCCAAAACGTTGTTCGAGAACTATCTCGACAATATCGAAGCCTTCTGCAATTGGTCCAAAATTCGTGACCCGCTCACGGACGAGGAGATGGAGCCGGATGAACGGCTAATGCGCTCCATTGAAGAGCAGATCGGCATTTCCGAGAATGCCAAGAAGGCCTTCCGTGAGGAGATCCTGATCCGCATTTCCGCGTACTCTCGCAAAGGCAAAAAGTTCGAATATAACAACCACGACCGCCTGCGCGAAGCCATCGAGAAGAAGCTGTTCACCGACCTGAAGGATATCGTCAAAATCACCACCTCCTCCAAAACACCGGATGAGAGCCAGCTGAAGCGCATCAACGAAGTCAGCCGCCGCCTGATCGACGAGCATAACTACTGCCCGATCTGCGCCAACGAGCTGCTGAAATATGTCGGAAGCCTGCTGAACCGCTGA
- a CDS encoding flavodoxin domain-containing protein, with amino-acid sequence MKTIIIYRSGSSMNTQKIAAAMAEVLGADLAKVEDVKPEMLSGYDLIGLGSGIYASKIHRRMFKFIKRMPLRGKNVFIFSTSGSGEFKNKALVEAKLAAKGCNVIGDFNCPGEFSPLGFNLDKKGHPDEQDFAAARKFAAGLLDKDSLIS; translated from the coding sequence ATGAAGACAATCATTATTTACCGGTCAGGCAGCAGTATGAATACGCAGAAGATTGCAGCCGCCATGGCTGAGGTGCTGGGAGCAGATTTGGCCAAGGTGGAGGACGTTAAGCCGGAGATGTTATCCGGATATGATTTGATTGGTTTGGGTTCAGGCATTTATGCCTCCAAAATCCACCGCAGGATGTTCAAATTCATCAAGAGGATGCCGCTCCGGGGCAAGAATGTCTTTATTTTCAGCACATCCGGGTCGGGGGAATTCAAGAATAAAGCGCTGGTTGAGGCCAAGCTGGCGGCTAAAGGCTGTAACGTCATCGGTGATTTCAACTGTCCCGGGGAATTCAGCCCGCTGGGCTTCAATCTGGATAAAAAGGGGCATCCCGATGAGCAGGATTTCGCGGCTGCACGTAAGTTTGCGGCTGGATTATTAGATAAGGATTCATTAATCAGCTAA
- a CDS encoding Uma2 family endonuclease — protein sequence MSNPDEKKIHTYQDWLTWEGTWELINGKAYNMSPAPTSLHQYIVGELHFALRTFFQNRSCYVFVAPFDVFFSESEEYQSPDQVTEPDLSVVCSKDQISKNGCNGAPTLIIEVLSPSTALKDFNEKFNLYQKHGVPEYWIVDPGNRTVHVYTLEDGSYQVRHLYTEQESIKSNVFKDLQIPMNTLFSL from the coding sequence GTGTCAAATCCGGATGAGAAGAAAATTCATACCTATCAAGATTGGCTAACCTGGGAAGGAACCTGGGAGTTAATTAACGGCAAAGCCTATAATATGTCTCCAGCTCCAACCTCATTGCATCAATATATTGTAGGAGAACTTCATTTCGCCCTAAGGACATTCTTCCAGAATCGGAGCTGTTATGTGTTTGTGGCTCCATTTGATGTGTTCTTCAGTGAAAGTGAAGAGTATCAATCACCCGATCAAGTCACTGAGCCGGATCTTTCCGTTGTCTGTTCTAAGGACCAAATATCCAAGAACGGCTGTAACGGTGCCCCAACCCTAATTATTGAAGTGCTGTCACCATCTACTGCACTTAAGGACTTTAATGAGAAGTTCAATTTATATCAGAAGCATGGAGTTCCGGAATATTGGATTGTGGATCCTGGGAATCGAACGGTTCATGTATATACTTTGGAGGATGGCAGTTACCAGGTACGTCATTTATATACGGAGCAGGAATCGATTAAATCCAACGTATTTAAAGATTTACAAATTCCAATGAACACGTTATTTAGTTTATAA